A section of the Corynebacterium tuberculostearicum genome encodes:
- the exaC gene encoding acetaldehyde dehydrogenase ExaC: MTLYAAPGTEGSIVDYRERYDNYIGGQWVAPVDGEYMDNISPVNGEVFCQVARGKEADINLAIDAAEKAFETFGKTTPAERALLLHRIADRIEENLEKIAVAETWENGKAVRETLAADIPLAVDHFRYFAGAIRAQEGRLSQLNQDTVAYHYHEPLGVVGQIIPWNFPLLMAAWKIAPALAAGNCIVMKPAEQTPASILLLIDIIGDLLPDGVLNIVNGLGDEAGAALSGSDRIAKIAFTGSTPVGKIINKAAADKVIPVTLELGGKSPSIFFKDIMDEDDSYLEKCVEGFVMFALNQGEVCTCPSRALVHEEIADKFLELAVERVKKIKIGHPLDTETMMGAQASQEQMDKIKQYLEIGPQEGAETLVGGHVNKVEGLEKGYYIEPTVFKGNNDMRIFQEEIFGPVLSVATFKDYDEAIEIANATNFGLGAGVWSRNQNICYRAGRDIQAGRVWVNHYHDYPAHSAFGGYKESGLGRENHLMMLGHYQETKNMLVSYSDQPAGLF, encoded by the coding sequence ATGACCCTGTATGCAGCCCCCGGAACCGAAGGCTCCATCGTTGACTACCGCGAACGCTATGACAACTACATCGGCGGCCAATGGGTGGCGCCCGTCGATGGTGAATACATGGACAATATCAGTCCGGTAAACGGCGAGGTATTCTGCCAGGTAGCTCGCGGCAAAGAAGCCGATATCAACTTGGCTATCGATGCCGCGGAAAAGGCCTTCGAAACCTTCGGTAAAACCACCCCGGCCGAGCGTGCGTTGCTCCTGCACCGCATTGCGGACCGCATCGAGGAAAACCTGGAAAAGATTGCGGTCGCGGAAACTTGGGAGAACGGCAAGGCCGTACGCGAAACTCTGGCCGCTGATATTCCGCTGGCCGTGGATCACTTCCGCTACTTTGCTGGCGCCATCCGCGCCCAGGAGGGTCGTCTGTCCCAGCTCAACCAGGACACCGTGGCCTATCACTACCATGAGCCGCTCGGCGTCGTAGGTCAGATTATTCCGTGGAATTTCCCGTTGCTCATGGCCGCCTGGAAGATTGCACCAGCGCTGGCTGCTGGAAACTGCATTGTCATGAAGCCGGCTGAGCAAACCCCAGCATCCATCCTGTTGCTCATCGATATCATCGGTGATCTTCTTCCTGATGGCGTGCTCAATATCGTCAATGGTCTGGGTGATGAAGCCGGTGCGGCACTATCCGGCTCGGACCGCATTGCCAAAATCGCCTTCACCGGCTCTACCCCGGTGGGAAAGATCATCAACAAGGCTGCCGCTGACAAGGTCATCCCCGTCACTTTGGAGCTGGGTGGTAAATCCCCGTCCATCTTTTTTAAAGACATCATGGATGAAGACGATTCCTACCTGGAAAAGTGCGTGGAGGGTTTTGTCATGTTTGCCCTTAACCAAGGCGAGGTCTGCACGTGCCCATCGCGCGCACTGGTGCACGAAGAGATTGCAGATAAGTTCTTGGAACTGGCCGTTGAGCGCGTCAAGAAGATTAAGATTGGTCACCCGCTCGATACCGAAACCATGATGGGCGCGCAGGCCTCCCAGGAGCAGATGGACAAGATCAAGCAGTACCTGGAGATTGGTCCGCAAGAAGGTGCGGAGACTCTTGTGGGCGGCCACGTCAACAAGGTGGAAGGCCTGGAAAAGGGCTACTACATCGAGCCCACCGTGTTTAAGGGAAATAACGACATGCGCATCTTCCAGGAGGAGATTTTTGGCCCGGTGCTCTCCGTAGCTACGTTCAAGGACTATGACGAGGCGATCGAAATCGCTAACGCCACCAACTTCGGCCTTGGGGCCGGCGTATGGTCCCGCAACCAAAACATCTGCTACCGCGCAGGCCGCGATATCCAGGCCGGCCGCGTGTGGGTCAATCACTACCATGACTACCCAGCGCACAGCGCCTTTGGCGGCTACAAGGAGTCTGGCCTTGGCCGCGAGAACCACTTGATGATGCTGGGCCACTATCAGGAGACTAAGAATATGTTGGTTTCCTATTCGGACCAGCCGGCCGGCCTCTTCTAA
- a CDS encoding heat shock protein transcriptional repressor HspR, with product MSTGKAEDSGTAVYVISVAAELSGMHAQTLRTYDRMGLVSPARTRGGGRRYSDRDIELLRKIQALSQDDGVNLAGIKSIIELTEERDRLEAERDALAEEVRALREQAAGRRPQRSGELVHVPRSTSVVMWSPRTARERKRARGRGYGQD from the coding sequence ATGAGCACTGGAAAGGCAGAAGATTCCGGTACCGCGGTCTACGTCATCTCCGTAGCTGCGGAACTATCCGGAATGCACGCCCAAACCCTGCGCACCTATGACCGCATGGGCTTGGTCTCCCCGGCCCGCACCCGTGGTGGCGGCCGCCGCTACTCCGACCGGGACATCGAGCTGCTGCGCAAGATTCAGGCGCTGTCCCAAGACGATGGCGTCAACCTTGCCGGCATCAAGTCCATCATCGAGTTGACCGAAGAACGCGATCGACTCGAGGCCGAGCGCGACGCTTTAGCTGAAGAGGTCCGAGCCCTGCGCGAGCAGGCCGCCGGGCGCCGCCCGCAGCGCAGTGGTGAGCTTGTCCATGTCCCACGGTCCACCTCCGTGGTGATGTGGAGCCCGCGCACCGCGCGTGAGCGCAAGCGCGCCCGCGGCCGTGGATACGGCCAAGACTAA
- the dnaJ gene encoding molecular chaperone DnaJ — protein sequence MSAKPEWADKDYYADLGVSSSADQNEIKRAYRKLARENHPDTHPDDPAAAERFKKVAEAYDVLSDAAERKEYDQFKAMLRNGGGFGRMGGAGFPGGFRSTRMGGQGAQEFDLSDLFGGSAGGSAQGGGVGDIFGSVFNRGGSAGHSAKPSRGADVETEITLDFREAAKGTTIPLALSGNAPCTTCHGSGSASGKTSTCGTCSGTGFTSENRGAFGFSAPCKDCDGTGRRITDPCKDCHGTGTVHRTRNITVRIPAGVIDGQKVRLAGQGEAGPNGTPAGDLFVAVTVKPDKVFTREGDDLHVTVPVSFTELALGDTIAVPTLDNPVRVKIPAGTPDGRTLRVRGRGIAKRGGNSGDLLVTVQVTVPTKLDAAASSALRTYAQAEKDSGFNPRAGWAGAENA from the coding sequence GTGAGCGCTAAACCCGAATGGGCAGACAAAGATTACTATGCGGATCTGGGGGTCTCCTCGTCCGCAGACCAGAACGAGATTAAGCGTGCTTACCGCAAGCTAGCGCGCGAAAATCACCCCGATACCCACCCGGACGACCCCGCGGCAGCGGAACGGTTCAAGAAGGTTGCGGAAGCCTACGACGTGCTTTCCGACGCCGCCGAGCGCAAGGAATACGACCAGTTCAAGGCCATGCTCCGCAACGGAGGCGGCTTTGGACGGATGGGAGGCGCCGGATTTCCCGGCGGGTTTCGATCCACGCGCATGGGTGGACAAGGTGCGCAAGAATTCGACCTCTCGGACCTCTTCGGAGGATCCGCTGGAGGATCGGCTCAAGGCGGCGGTGTTGGGGATATCTTCGGTAGCGTTTTCAACCGCGGCGGTAGTGCTGGCCACTCAGCTAAACCGTCGCGGGGGGCCGACGTCGAAACGGAAATAACCCTCGACTTCCGCGAGGCTGCTAAGGGAACCACCATTCCCCTGGCGCTCAGCGGCAATGCGCCGTGCACCACGTGCCACGGCTCGGGTTCCGCTTCCGGCAAGACCTCTACCTGTGGTACCTGCAGCGGTACCGGTTTTACCTCGGAGAACCGCGGCGCCTTCGGTTTCTCTGCCCCGTGTAAGGACTGCGATGGCACCGGCCGGCGCATCACGGATCCGTGCAAGGATTGCCACGGCACCGGCACGGTTCACCGCACCCGCAACATCACCGTGCGCATCCCCGCCGGCGTCATCGATGGACAAAAGGTCCGCCTCGCCGGCCAAGGCGAAGCAGGCCCCAACGGCACCCCGGCCGGTGACCTCTTCGTAGCGGTGACCGTAAAACCGGACAAGGTCTTCACTCGCGAGGGCGATGACCTCCATGTCACCGTTCCGGTGTCCTTCACGGAGCTGGCCTTGGGCGATACCATCGCGGTTCCTACCTTGGATAACCCGGTGCGCGTGAAGATCCCGGCTGGCACCCCGGATGGTCGCACGTTGAGGGTGCGTGGAAGGGGCATCGCCAAGCGCGGTGGCAACTCCGGTGATCTGCTGGTTACCGTGCAGGTGACCGTGCCCACCAAGCTCGATGCCGCCGCCTCCAGCGCCCTGCGCACCTATGCTCAAGCGGAAAAGGACTCCGGTTTCAACCCGCGTGCGGGTTGGGCCGGCGCCGAGAATGCTTAA